The Akkermansia sp. N21116 genome includes a region encoding these proteins:
- a CDS encoding glycosyltransferase family 4 protein produces MMIGTSKKSGGGISSAIRLIKKMPVWEKYSCYWLGTQIQRNVLWKLWYATKAAMITPFLMWKYDIIHFHMVPGTTLLIQLPELLVARLYRKKIIMEVHVGNQLVPYADDIFFKWWFRQADLILLLSHKWELLFKEAYMDIQKPTDVLYNACEMIPPIPSEQKKKLIIFAGTIDDNKAPDLLLKAWSCLKDKYPDWRVVFMGNGNIDKYKQMSEELGVDDRVEFTDYIVGDRKYQQFHDASIYCMCSYVEGFPMVVLEAWSYSLAVITTPVGGLPDVIEEGKNCLTFPFGESDKLATQLERLICDEQLRRNISNYGYKYAQDHFSLNVVSAHLERIYSNLLKHKNIDCL; encoded by the coding sequence ATGATGATTGGTACTTCCAAAAAATCGGGGGGGGGCATATCATCTGCGATAAGATTGATTAAAAAAATGCCGGTATGGGAAAAGTATTCTTGCTATTGGCTAGGTACGCAGATTCAACGAAATGTATTGTGGAAATTATGGTATGCCACGAAAGCTGCAATGATAACCCCGTTTCTGATGTGGAAATATGATATAATCCATTTTCACATGGTTCCGGGAACCACCTTGTTGATCCAATTGCCTGAGTTGCTTGTAGCTAGATTATACAGGAAAAAAATAATTATGGAAGTACATGTCGGCAATCAATTGGTACCCTATGCAGATGATATTTTTTTTAAATGGTGGTTTAGGCAAGCCGATCTTATATTGTTGCTTTCCCATAAATGGGAGCTCTTGTTTAAAGAAGCATATATGGATATACAGAAGCCTACCGATGTTCTTTATAATGCGTGTGAAATGATCCCACCCATTCCCTCGGAACAAAAAAAGAAGCTAATCATTTTTGCTGGTACAATAGATGATAACAAAGCTCCCGATCTATTGCTGAAAGCCTGGTCTTGTCTGAAAGATAAATATCCGGATTGGAGAGTTGTTTTTATGGGTAACGGAAATATAGACAAATACAAGCAAATGTCAGAAGAACTTGGTGTAGATGATCGTGTAGAATTTACAGATTACATTGTTGGAGATCGTAAATATCAACAATTTCATGATGCTTCTATTTATTGTATGTGTTCTTATGTAGAGGGGTTCCCAATGGTGGTACTGGAAGCATGGTCTTATAGCCTAGCGGTCATAACAACGCCCGTCGGAGGGTTGCCTGATGTGATAGAGGAAGGTAAGAATTGTTTAACATTTCCATTTGGAGAGTCTGATAAATTGGCAACTCAACTTGAACGACTGATTTGTGATGAACAACTCAGGAGAAACATCAGCAATTATGGATACAAATATGCTCAAGATCATTTTTCATTAAATGTTGTTAGTGCTCACCTGGAAAGAATTTATTCCAATTTATTAAAACACAAAAATATTGATTGTTTATGA
- a CDS encoding acyltransferase produces MQAISSREKIDAGTVGTIQANTVMERDYSIDLLKCLVALLITWSHLDPLLGKYAMFATGGSFGDCLFFFCSGYTLFLSQKKMSFFNWYKRRINRIYPTVFAWALVCACFFHSNRNMAEIVISGGGFFVSCIMIFYLLFYPIKKYIITDAITIQSCRYICFFVSGILTVSYIALFFFVNVNDSDMMYRWIWSLYFIPMFMGGVLGKIQFDQRGNGLNYSVWKICVGLSMSVMGYYILTYITKMDYFLFLKPLVILPQLGVTLFFICYVGLFMQSVSITINLVMCLLELLEDYVWKYISFSQ; encoded by the coding sequence GTGCAGGCTATATCCAGCAGAGAAAAGATTGACGCGGGAACAGTTGGAACAATCCAGGCAAATACGGTAATGGAACGAGATTACAGCATTGATCTTCTTAAGTGTTTGGTCGCACTACTGATTACATGGTCTCACCTGGATCCCTTGCTCGGAAAATATGCTATGTTTGCTACGGGTGGTTCGTTTGGTGACTGTTTGTTTTTCTTTTGTTCTGGGTATACCCTGTTTCTCAGTCAAAAGAAAATGAGTTTTTTTAATTGGTATAAACGGCGCATTAACAGAATTTATCCGACAGTATTTGCTTGGGCATTAGTATGTGCGTGCTTTTTTCATAGTAATAGAAACATGGCGGAAATAGTTATTTCAGGCGGTGGATTTTTTGTCTCCTGTATTATGATTTTCTATTTATTATTCTATCCAATTAAGAAATATATCATAACGGATGCTATTACGATACAATCATGCCGTTATATCTGTTTCTTTGTTAGCGGGATATTAACGGTATCCTATATCGCTTTGTTTTTCTTCGTGAATGTGAATGATTCCGACATGATGTATCGATGGATTTGGAGCTTGTATTTTATACCTATGTTTATGGGGGGAGTGTTGGGAAAAATACAATTTGATCAAAGGGGAAATGGCTTAAACTATTCTGTATGGAAAATATGCGTTGGTTTATCTATGTCTGTTATGGGGTATTATATTTTGACATATATTACTAAAATGGATTATTTTCTGTTTTTGAAGCCACTTGTTATATTACCTCAGTTAGGTGTTACTTTGTTTTTTATTTGTTATGTCGGACTATTTATGCAGAGCGTCTCTATAACAATAAATTTAGTTATGTGTTTATTAGAATTATTGGAGGATTATGTCTGGAAATATATATCGTTCAGTCAATAA
- a CDS encoding acyltransferase, which yields MKRFVHPHYINLLGITISRLVSTAICRIKAAWWGVTLGKGNQFKGCTIFRMLPNSQIVIGDHACFNSSHSSNLIGVYTPCIIATLYRNAEIKIGNDCGFSGTVVAAALKIEIGNHVRCGANTLITDTDWHQGDTRVGNDAPVIICDNVWLGYGVKVLKGVTIGENSLIGAGSIVTKDIPANVVAAGVPCKVIKQIDYAE from the coding sequence ATGAAAAGATTTGTTCACCCACATTACATTAATCTTTTGGGAATCACCATTTCTCGTTTGGTTTCGACAGCAATTTGTAGAATAAAGGCTGCGTGGTGGGGGGTAACGCTCGGTAAGGGAAATCAATTCAAAGGATGTACCATATTCCGTATGCTCCCAAACTCTCAAATAGTAATTGGAGACCATGCGTGTTTCAATTCGTCCCATTCTTCCAATCTGATTGGGGTATATACACCTTGTATAATTGCAACACTTTACCGTAATGCAGAGATAAAAATAGGAAACGACTGCGGATTTTCTGGTACAGTGGTAGCCGCAGCTCTAAAAATAGAAATAGGTAACCACGTAAGATGTGGTGCCAATACATTAATCACAGACACGGACTGGCATCAAGGAGATACACGTGTCGGTAATGATGCCCCCGTCATTATTTGTGACAACGTTTGGCTTGGCTACGGTGTCAAGGTGTTGAAAGGTGTGACAATCGGGGAAAATTCACTTATTGGAGCCGGGAGTATCGTGACTAAGGACATTCCTGCAAATGTAGTGGCTGCCGGAGTTCCGTGTAAAGTGATTAAACAAATCGACTATGCTGAATAA
- a CDS encoding glycosyltransferase family 4 protein: protein MKILWIANNLFQEYFDHKGISAPFTGGWMRSLALQLKEIDPGMELAIASRIKSVKQWEEVKAGGFTFYALPGLLYRDTYDASIEKDWKEIAQRFSPDVVHIHGSEYPHGLAYVNAVGAANVVVSIQGLVSRCARNYTADIRISDMLKNITFYDLFIASTPMKGRKRYIRQGHMEEELLRKINHIIGRTTWDHDHTWAINPLATYHFCNETLRPAFYANEKWNINQCHRHRIFLSQTNQPLKGIHKLVEAMPLILRDYPDTEVYVAGHDFLNTSSFRSRLRYTTFAHYVNSLMIKYGIRDRFHFTGMIDADRMAEQYRQANVFVCPSSIENSPNSLGEAQLVGCPVVASYVGGVPDMIENGRTGLLYRFEETEMLAAAICRIFGNDDLAGKLSKNGIEVARERHDGITNANRTMEIYTEIKSEK from the coding sequence ATGAAAATTCTGTGGATAGCTAACAATCTGTTTCAAGAATATTTTGATCACAAAGGAATTTCCGCTCCTTTTACGGGAGGATGGATGCGTTCCCTGGCACTTCAATTAAAAGAAATCGATCCAGGTATGGAACTGGCCATTGCTTCTCGCATCAAGAGTGTGAAGCAATGGGAGGAAGTAAAAGCTGGAGGATTTACTTTTTATGCATTACCTGGGTTGCTCTATCGTGATACTTATGATGCTTCGATAGAAAAAGACTGGAAGGAAATCGCTCAACGTTTTTCTCCGGATGTGGTGCATATACATGGCAGTGAATATCCTCATGGCCTGGCCTATGTCAATGCTGTGGGGGCAGCAAACGTAGTGGTGTCCATACAGGGGCTGGTTTCTCGCTGTGCGAGAAACTATACCGCAGACATTAGAATATCTGATATGTTAAAGAATATAACTTTTTATGATTTATTTATTGCTTCAACGCCCATGAAAGGACGGAAAAGATATATCCGTCAAGGTCACATGGAAGAGGAATTGCTTCGTAAAATAAATCATATTATCGGTCGCACTACATGGGATCATGATCATACGTGGGCTATTAATCCTCTCGCAACGTATCATTTCTGCAATGAGACTTTACGGCCTGCATTTTATGCTAACGAAAAATGGAATATTAATCAATGCCATCGGCATCGCATCTTTCTTAGCCAGACCAACCAACCCCTCAAAGGCATCCACAAATTGGTAGAAGCCATGCCTCTCATTTTACGGGATTATCCTGATACCGAAGTGTATGTGGCAGGTCATGATTTTCTTAACACATCCTCCTTCCGAAGCAGATTGAGATACACAACCTTTGCCCACTACGTGAATTCGCTAATGATTAAATATGGGATCAGGGATAGATTTCATTTTACAGGGATGATTGATGCAGATCGTATGGCTGAGCAATATCGACAGGCAAACGTGTTTGTTTGTCCGTCCTCCATTGAAAATTCACCTAATTCGTTGGGTGAGGCTCAACTGGTTGGTTGCCCGGTAGTCGCCTCCTATGTTGGCGGTGTGCCCGACATGATCGAGAACGGAAGAACCGGATTGCTTTATCGGTTTGAGGAAACCGAAATGCTCGCAGCAGCTATATGCCGAATCTTTGGGAATGATGATCTGGCAGGAAAATTGTCAAAAAATGGGATAGAAGTCGCTAGGGAACGCCATGATGGCATCACGAATGCTAATCGCACGATGGAAATATACACTGAAATAAAAAGTGAAAAATGA
- a CDS encoding polysaccharide pyruvyl transferase family protein, with protein sequence MNTKKLKDLTRPLYGPILRTIRKMCKTNFIKNDIERIKTEISCCPKSQPRLFYLGITAHSNLGDMAQYYCIHNWILKNYPEHKLIEVEADTVVNEKYGFIKLIEREYRNRDIILFQSGYTTQDLGGNHDLMHRLVIEALPDARILMMPQTVFFQHHENKLRSAQIYNQAHNMLFLARDKVSYGTAQEMMPDVHVELFPDIVTSLIGTFCFNQNRRGISLCCRNDGEKYFSEEELFSLIKRFEDVPVVVSDTTVKVFFTKIRKDPRKYIEQQIEYFSRFEAVITDRYHGTIFALAAGTPVVIIRTIDHKVITGADWFKGVYDDYVYMAQDLDDAFQIVSSIRKKNLNHCLQLVFATEYYDKLKSIFESGKK encoded by the coding sequence ATGAATACAAAAAAACTGAAGGATTTGACGAGGCCCTTGTACGGACCTATTTTACGCACAATACGAAAGATGTGTAAAACAAACTTCATAAAGAATGATATAGAAAGAATAAAAACGGAAATATCTTGCTGCCCGAAGTCTCAGCCAAGACTGTTTTATTTGGGAATTACCGCTCACTCTAATTTGGGAGATATGGCCCAGTACTACTGCATCCATAACTGGATACTGAAAAATTATCCTGAGCATAAACTTATTGAGGTAGAGGCTGATACCGTAGTGAACGAAAAATATGGCTTTATCAAATTGATTGAGAGGGAATACAGGAATCGTGACATAATCCTGTTTCAAAGCGGATATACCACACAGGATTTGGGGGGAAATCATGACTTGATGCACCGGCTGGTGATTGAGGCACTTCCGGATGCACGAATTTTGATGATGCCTCAAACCGTATTCTTTCAACATCATGAAAACAAGCTGCGAAGTGCTCAAATCTACAATCAGGCACACAATATGTTGTTTTTGGCAAGAGATAAGGTCTCTTACGGAACGGCTCAAGAAATGATGCCGGATGTACACGTAGAACTTTTCCCTGATATTGTAACAAGCCTTATAGGAACATTCTGTTTCAACCAGAACCGACGTGGGATAAGTTTATGCTGCAGGAACGACGGCGAAAAGTATTTTTCGGAAGAAGAACTGTTTTCACTGATCAAGAGGTTTGAGGACGTGCCTGTTGTCGTGAGTGATACAACCGTCAAGGTTTTTTTTACCAAGATAAGAAAAGACCCCCGAAAGTATATCGAACAGCAAATAGAATACTTTTCCAGGTTTGAAGCCGTGATAACCGACCGTTATCACGGAACCATATTTGCTCTTGCGGCAGGAACACCGGTGGTGATTATCAGAACAATAGATCATAAGGTTATTACAGGTGCTGACTGGTTTAAGGGCGTTTACGATGACTACGTATATATGGCTCAAGATCTGGATGACGCATTCCAAATAGTGTCTTCCATTAGAAAGAAAAATTTGAATCACTGCCTACAGCTGGTCTTTGCAACTGAATATTACGACAAACTTAAAAGTATATTTGAATCAGGAAAAAAATGA
- a CDS encoding thiamine pyrophosphate-binding protein, with product MRYYTDEKNLQIIIALLKAFGIKKIITSPGSTNHTLVASMQNDAWFEMYSSVDERSAAYMACGLCEESGEPVVITCTEATASRNYMPGLTEAYYRKLPVLAITTTHGADKVGHHFAQVIDHSVLPNDIALYHTYIPSCHSIKDEKLTELKVNEALLELSHRGGGPVYLNVESIASRDYATRELPAVRKLERFAVWDKLPELPKGRIGIFVGSHKRWNESEITAIERFCEVNNAVIFCDHTSGYHGTYHVNYSLVGGQEIYQSDLGKLRLLIHIGEVSGDYFSIGLGGSAQEVWRVNEDGKVRDCFGKLRYIFEMSEQTFFNIYSVDKQPAPMHIIERYKAEYNQFISKIPDLPLTKVWIASRIIPKLPADSTIHFSILGSLRAGNFFELPSSVQSGCNVGGFGIDGATSTLIGASLANPDKLYFLMTGDLAFFYDLNAIGNRHVGKNVRILLVNNGDGTEFRMYWHPVFAFNKEDADRYMAGGGHYGNKSVSFVRHMAEDLGFEYLTASGKEEFLLNYEHFLSPERLGNPIIFEVFTNSEEDNFAVHTARHLVVDKKLLLKGKVIGSLKKVVGEQIIEGIKKITR from the coding sequence ATGCGTTATTATACAGATGAGAAAAATCTACAGATTATCATAGCCTTGTTGAAAGCTTTTGGCATCAAAAAAATCATAACAAGTCCAGGTTCCACAAATCATACGCTGGTTGCCAGTATGCAGAATGATGCATGGTTTGAAATGTATTCATCTGTGGATGAACGGTCGGCCGCCTATATGGCATGTGGGTTATGTGAAGAAAGTGGTGAGCCCGTTGTCATCACCTGTACGGAAGCTACAGCTTCACGTAATTATATGCCAGGATTGACAGAAGCCTATTATCGCAAGTTGCCCGTTCTGGCCATTACTACCACACATGGTGCCGACAAAGTCGGGCATCATTTCGCGCAGGTTATCGACCATTCTGTATTGCCCAATGATATTGCCCTGTACCATACGTATATACCTTCATGCCATTCCATCAAAGATGAGAAGTTAACAGAGCTGAAAGTGAATGAGGCTCTATTGGAGTTAAGCCATCGTGGTGGCGGCCCCGTCTATCTGAATGTAGAGTCAATTGCGAGCCGTGACTATGCAACCAGGGAATTGCCTGCGGTACGCAAATTAGAACGTTTTGCTGTATGGGATAAACTTCCGGAATTACCGAAAGGAAGAATCGGCATTTTTGTCGGTTCGCATAAGAGATGGAACGAATCTGAAATCACAGCCATCGAAAGATTTTGTGAAGTCAATAATGCCGTCATATTCTGTGACCATACAAGTGGATATCACGGAACATATCATGTCAACTATTCATTAGTAGGAGGGCAGGAGATTTATCAATCCGACTTAGGTAAGTTGCGCCTGTTGATTCATATTGGCGAGGTGTCCGGTGACTATTTTTCCATAGGGCTTGGAGGTAGTGCCCAAGAAGTGTGGCGGGTGAACGAAGACGGCAAGGTACGCGACTGCTTCGGTAAATTGCGTTATATTTTTGAAATGAGCGAGCAAACTTTTTTCAACATTTATTCAGTGGACAAACAGCCTGCTCCGATGCACATTATCGAGCGATATAAAGCTGAATACAACCAGTTTATTAGCAAAATTCCGGATCTGCCGTTAACAAAAGTATGGATAGCTTCCCGGATAATTCCGAAGCTTCCTGCCGATTCTACGATCCATTTCAGTATTCTGGGTTCCTTACGTGCCGGAAACTTCTTCGAATTGCCATCCAGCGTCCAGTCCGGTTGTAACGTGGGCGGTTTCGGTATAGATGGTGCTACCTCTACCTTGATAGGCGCTTCACTGGCTAATCCGGATAAGCTTTATTTTCTTATGACGGGAGATTTGGCCTTCTTTTATGATTTAAATGCCATAGGCAATCGTCATGTAGGGAAGAATGTCAGAATATTGTTGGTTAATAACGGAGACGGTACAGAATTCCGGATGTATTGGCATCCTGTTTTTGCGTTTAACAAAGAAGACGCAGACAGATATATGGCGGGGGGGGGACATTATGGGAACAAATCGGTAAGTTTTGTCAGGCACATGGCCGAGGACTTGGGCTTTGAATATCTGACAGCTTCCGGTAAAGAAGAATTCTTGCTCAACTACGAACATTTTTTGTCACCGGAGCGGCTTGGCAATCCCATAATCTTTGAAGTCTTCACCAATAGTGAAGAGGATAATTTCGCTGTGCATACTGCCAGACATCTCGTAGTTGATAAGAAACTCCTATTAAAGGGCAAGGTCATCGGTTCACTTAAAAAGGTTGTCGGAGAACAGATCATTGAAGGAATTAAGAAGATAACCAGATAA
- a CDS encoding SDR family oxidoreductase, whose translation MAIKKILKQGLKFVFGKRPIQLTAQITQLGASELLKDRVALITGGTSGIGYVIADAMLRAGAAAVVITGRDEERCRNAVNSLLVASSDRQGKVFYQVLDNRKVGTFEANFSEIQNKLSGGGMEISILVNNAGIQGSQFGVAKEEDYDNVMDTNLKGVFFLSQLVARYMVDNHIEGNILNIASASSLRPAASVYTLSKVGIKEFTLGMAKSLISHGIVVNGLAPGPTITPMLVKQAKEPNLAFGHNPLGRFAMPEEIANMAVILTSNMSRTIVGSIVYMTGGGGTITYEDVQYPF comes from the coding sequence ATGGCAATAAAAAAAATCTTAAAGCAAGGGCTAAAATTCGTTTTTGGCAAACGCCCGATACAACTTACAGCTCAAATCACTCAGTTGGGAGCTTCGGAACTTCTCAAGGATAGGGTAGCTTTGATTACAGGTGGTACCAGTGGCATCGGATATGTAATTGCCGATGCCATGCTTAGGGCTGGTGCAGCCGCAGTTGTGATTACCGGACGTGACGAGGAACGATGCAGGAATGCTGTCAATTCATTACTAGTAGCATCTTCAGACCGTCAAGGCAAAGTTTTCTATCAGGTTTTGGATAATCGTAAGGTGGGTACTTTCGAAGCAAATTTTTCGGAAATTCAAAATAAACTTTCTGGGGGGGGAATGGAAATAAGCATTTTAGTAAACAATGCGGGAATACAAGGTTCTCAATTCGGTGTTGCGAAAGAGGAAGATTATGACAATGTGATGGATACCAACCTGAAGGGAGTTTTTTTCCTCTCCCAATTAGTGGCCCGATATATGGTGGATAATCATATTGAAGGGAACATATTGAATATTGCTTCTGCATCGAGCCTGCGTCCTGCCGCAAGCGTATATACCTTGAGCAAGGTCGGGATAAAAGAATTCACGTTGGGAATGGCTAAATCGTTGATATCTCATGGTATCGTAGTCAATGGCTTGGCACCCGGACCAACCATTACCCCGATGTTGGTAAAGCAAGCGAAAGAACCGAATCTTGCATTTGGTCACAATCCGCTCGGTCGCTTTGCCATGCCGGAAGAAATAGCGAACATGGCTGTCATCCTTACATCCAATATGAGCCGTACGATAGTGGGAAGTATTGTATATATGACCGGAGGCGGCGGAACGATTACCTATGAGGACGTTCAGTATCCTTTTTAA
- a CDS encoding WecB/TagA/CpsF family glycosyltransferase, protein METYFRIRYEFSKDEVHRRIREAVSRCEAGYICVADGNVLTHVQHNPEYWRIVYDSMFAICDSGWVPLYLRLLYGIRREQYCGAQIFQDIVSSEQYRMAFLGTDDVTLQALREKISSWNPQVQDMLFMALPYREVDEFDYLAIAEKLNQKQIDIIWVALGAPKQEQFMNSLRPFLKQGVMLGVGAVFNFYSGRLKRAPQWLVSLKLEFAYRILTEPGKQIARCKGIVKTLPLIFRIEKDRKLIAKLTRELQSLQSRHIEQDKEELITAFGQSPEQLDSLLETCESHPETHFTIITDDARFWQLPANVSIVLMVNDQ, encoded by the coding sequence ATGGAAACTTACTTCAGAATACGTTACGAATTTTCCAAAGATGAGGTACATCGCCGCATCAGGGAAGCCGTATCGCGTTGTGAAGCTGGCTATATCTGTGTAGCCGATGGCAATGTGCTGACCCATGTCCAACATAACCCCGAGTACTGGCGGATCGTGTACGATTCCATGTTTGCCATTTGCGACAGTGGATGGGTTCCCCTCTATCTGCGTCTTCTGTATGGGATTCGCCGCGAACAATATTGTGGAGCTCAAATTTTTCAAGATATCGTTTCATCGGAGCAATACCGCATGGCATTCCTTGGAACGGATGATGTCACTCTCCAGGCTCTGAGGGAGAAGATCTCCTCCTGGAATCCCCAGGTACAAGATATGCTTTTCATGGCATTGCCTTACCGTGAGGTCGATGAATTCGATTATCTTGCCATTGCCGAAAAGCTGAACCAGAAGCAGATAGATATCATCTGGGTGGCTTTGGGGGCCCCGAAGCAGGAACAATTCATGAATAGTCTGCGTCCGTTTTTGAAACAGGGGGTCATGCTGGGGGTAGGTGCCGTGTTCAATTTCTACAGTGGTCGCCTCAAGCGTGCGCCACAATGGTTGGTCTCCTTGAAACTCGAATTTGCTTATCGCATCCTGACAGAACCCGGAAAGCAAATCGCGCGCTGCAAAGGAATTGTCAAAACCCTCCCTCTCATTTTCCGCATCGAAAAAGACCGCAAACTCATCGCCAAACTTACCCGCGAACTGCAATCCCTGCAGAGCCGTCATATCGAACAAGATAAAGAAGAACTCATCACAGCCTTCGGACAAAGTCCGGAACAGTTGGATTCTTTGTTGGAGACCTGCGAATCTCACCCCGAAACCCATTTTACTATCATCACCGATGATGCCCGCTTTTGGCAACTGCCAGCAAACGTCAGTATTGTCCTTATGGTTAATGATCAATAA
- a CDS encoding sugar transferase, whose translation MDIPLQRGIYACWFKRHIDIAASLIGLIVLSPFLLFISLLLLFCNRGTPFFIQERVGRGMKPFKIIKFKTMNDKKDASGNLLPDAERTGPLGRFLRATSIDELPELVNVFIGDMSLIGPRPWIPEQMARFEPLVQEKRMALSPGITGRAQVQGRNNLTFRQRVCLDLEYQRNLTFYQDLKILFGTFVQVLKREGIDQCQEVFDHTSGTIPPKDPETRGLRGNQARRRNE comes from the coding sequence GTGGACATTCCTCTTCAGAGGGGGATTTACGCGTGCTGGTTCAAGCGCCATATTGATATTGCCGCCAGTCTGATCGGATTGATTGTCCTGTCGCCTTTCCTGCTGTTCATAAGCCTGCTGCTCCTGTTTTGCAACCGGGGCACCCCCTTCTTTATTCAGGAGCGGGTGGGGCGTGGCATGAAACCGTTTAAAATTATCAAATTTAAAACGATGAACGACAAAAAGGATGCTTCCGGCAATCTTCTTCCCGATGCCGAGAGAACCGGTCCCCTGGGGCGTTTTCTGCGTGCTACGTCGATTGATGAGTTACCGGAACTGGTGAATGTCTTTATAGGTGATATGAGTCTGATTGGCCCCCGGCCATGGATTCCTGAGCAAATGGCTAGATTTGAGCCATTGGTCCAGGAAAAGAGAATGGCTCTGAGCCCCGGCATTACAGGACGGGCCCAGGTCCAGGGACGCAACAACCTGACCTTCCGGCAGCGTGTTTGCCTGGATCTGGAATACCAGCGCAACCTGACGTTTTATCAGGACCTTAAAATTCTCTTCGGCACTTTCGTCCAAGTCCTCAAGAGGGAAGGGATCGATCAATGCCAGGAGGTTTTCGACCACACTTCAGGTACGATCCCTCCCAAAGATCCGGAAACCAGGGGGCTTAGGGGAAATCAAGCTCGTCGTCGGAACGAGTGA
- a CDS encoding CpsB/CapC family capsule biosynthesis tyrosine phosphatase, whose translation MLEFLFKRRLSSSSLFPDGMDMHTHILWGVDDGASCLQDSLGIIRRLKSMGLKGAYCTPHIMARYPKNTPDYLRERFEQLLADTGDEGFQLKLAAEYMLDEQFECQLATHTPLTYDGTLLLVELPQYFLPAGWMDMLLMVQDKGYTPVLAHPERYGRILQESELLRLRSRGIQFQGNVGSLAGLYGKAVADTARKLRAGNHYTWWGTDSHFPSMAGKMCLSG comes from the coding sequence ATGTTGGAATTCCTGTTCAAACGGCGGCTTTCATCATCCAGCCTCTTCCCGGACGGCATGGATATGCACACGCATATCCTCTGGGGGGTCGATGACGGCGCTTCATGCCTGCAGGACAGCCTCGGGATCATTCGCAGGTTGAAATCCATGGGACTCAAGGGTGCCTACTGCACACCGCACATCATGGCGCGGTACCCGAAAAACACTCCGGACTACCTCCGGGAACGTTTCGAACAACTCCTGGCCGACACCGGGGACGAAGGCTTCCAGCTCAAACTTGCCGCCGAATACATGCTCGACGAACAGTTTGAATGCCAGCTTGCTACCCATACTCCGCTGACCTACGACGGCACCCTGCTGCTCGTCGAACTCCCGCAATACTTCCTCCCCGCCGGCTGGATGGACATGCTCCTCATGGTGCAGGACAAGGGCTACACCCCCGTCCTCGCCCATCCCGAGCGCTACGGGCGTATCCTTCAGGAATCGGAACTCCTCCGGCTGAGGAGCCGGGGCATCCAGTTCCAGGGCAACGTCGGTTCCCTCGCCGGCCTCTACGGCAAAGCCGTCGCCGATACCGCCCGCAAACTGCGTGCGGGCAATCACTACACATGGTGGGGCACGGATTCACACTTCCCATCCATGGCAGGTAAAATGTGCCTGAGCGGTTAA